A window of the Rhodoferax sp. GW822-FHT02A01 genome harbors these coding sequences:
- the glnK gene encoding P-II family nitrogen regulator has product MKLVTAIIKPFKLDEVREALSSIGVQGITVTEVKGFGRQKGHTELYRGAEYVVDFLPKVKIEAAIDDALVEQVIEAIEGAARTGKIGDGKIFVYDVEQAVRIRTGETGKEAL; this is encoded by the coding sequence ATGAAACTCGTGACGGCCATCATTAAACCGTTCAAGCTCGATGAGGTGCGAGAAGCCTTGTCAAGCATTGGTGTGCAAGGCATTACTGTCACCGAAGTCAAGGGCTTCGGACGGCAAAAAGGCCACACAGAGCTCTATCGTGGTGCTGAATATGTCGTGGACTTCCTGCCCAAGGTGAAGATTGAGGCCGCCATCGATGACGCACTGGTGGAGCAAGTCATTGAAGCCATCGAAGGTGCGGCTCGCACCGGAAAGATCGGCGACGGCAAGATTTTTGTCTATGACGTTGAGCAAGCCGTGCGCATCCGTACCGGTGAGACAGGTAAAGAGGCCCTCTAA
- a CDS encoding recombinase family protein → MVEKDGKKHVGIWLRVSTEDQVRGESPEIHEHRARAYAESRDWNVVEVYRLDATSGKTVKDHPEAKRMLADIKSGHITGLIFSKLARLARNTKELLDFADYFRDVGADLVSLGEAIDTSTPAGRLFYTIVAAMATWEREEISARVSASVPVRAQLGKPLGGAASFGYEWVEQKLVINQAEAPIRKLMYELFLEHRRKKTVARILNDRGYRTRNNSPFTDTTVDRLLRDTTAKGVRRANYTQTTNSNGAWQVKPESEWVLTPVEPIVTEQLWTEVNAILDEKRTKGKRQTRSVVHLFAGVTSCGCGSKMYVPSNSPKYTCSKCRNKIPVNDLEAIFKEELRAFIFSPDEIFGHVQAGNEQVKSFEGLIASLDAEQKKLTSEADKLIELYQIGALDKKGFAPRYGKLRTRLDQIEDELPELQAKRDVLKIALTSQEEVLTGSKDLVERWDTLPHTERRQVVETILDHVVIGDGEVEFNFLYNPGLASSSNSQETM, encoded by the coding sequence ATGGTGGAAAAGGACGGCAAGAAGCATGTCGGTATCTGGCTCCGTGTCAGTACCGAAGACCAAGTACGTGGCGAATCCCCTGAAATCCATGAACATCGCGCTCGGGCATATGCTGAGTCGAGGGATTGGAACGTAGTGGAGGTCTACCGACTGGACGCAACTTCTGGAAAAACGGTCAAAGATCATCCAGAAGCCAAGCGGATGCTTGCCGACATCAAGAGCGGTCATATTACTGGCCTCATTTTTTCCAAGCTCGCCCGCCTGGCACGTAACACTAAAGAACTTCTTGATTTCGCTGACTACTTCCGGGATGTGGGCGCAGACCTTGTGTCTCTCGGTGAGGCCATAGATACCTCAACACCAGCGGGGCGACTGTTCTACACCATAGTTGCTGCCATGGCCACGTGGGAGCGTGAGGAGATCTCCGCACGTGTATCTGCATCTGTTCCAGTGCGTGCTCAATTGGGAAAGCCACTTGGTGGCGCCGCAAGCTTTGGATACGAGTGGGTAGAGCAAAAGCTGGTCATCAACCAAGCCGAGGCCCCTATCCGCAAGCTTATGTACGAACTCTTCTTGGAACACAGGCGCAAGAAGACGGTGGCGCGCATACTCAACGATCGTGGCTATCGCACCAGAAATAACAGCCCATTCACCGACACCACGGTAGATCGGCTGCTACGTGACACCACAGCTAAAGGCGTTCGCCGTGCCAATTACACGCAGACCACGAACTCAAATGGTGCTTGGCAGGTAAAACCTGAAAGCGAATGGGTACTGACACCTGTAGAACCCATCGTGACTGAACAGCTGTGGACTGAGGTAAATGCAATCCTGGATGAAAAGCGAACAAAGGGTAAGAGACAAACCCGGTCTGTAGTACATCTGTTTGCAGGTGTCACCTCATGCGGATGCGGGTCAAAGATGTACGTACCGTCAAACTCACCGAAGTACACCTGTAGCAAATGCCGTAACAAGATCCCAGTCAACGACCTGGAAGCAATCTTCAAGGAAGAGTTGCGTGCTTTCATATTCTCACCAGATGAAATCTTTGGACATGTGCAGGCTGGTAACGAACAGGTGAAGTCATTTGAAGGCTTGATTGCAAGTCTGGACGCTGAGCAAAAAAAGCTCACCAGTGAAGCTGACAAGCTTATTGAGCTGTACCAAATCGGTGCCTTGGACAAGAAAGGATTTGCGCCCCGGTATGGGAAGCTCCGCACGCGACTTGATCAAATAGAAGACGAGCTTCCAGAGTTACAGGCCAAGCGTGATGTTCTCAAGATAGCGCTCACGTCACAGGAAGAAGTTCTAACGGGAAGCAAAGACCTGGTCGAACGCTGGGACACACTCCCTCATACTGAACGCAGACAAGTCGTGGAAACGATCCTTGACCATGTCGTCATTGGAGACGGAGAAGTTGAATTCAACTTCCTCTACAACCCAGGTCTTGCGAGTTCTTCGAACTCGCAAGAGACAATGTAA
- a CDS encoding XRE family transcriptional regulator, translating into MNYEEFTTLLSGTSLSGREFAKLLKLNPNTIANYKQKGEIPSHLAVIAVLIHQMESHGVEYRAQIEALGLQPNAPRGKSL; encoded by the coding sequence ATGAACTACGAAGAATTCACCACCTTACTTTCCGGCACCAGCCTTTCAGGGCGGGAGTTTGCCAAGCTCCTCAAACTCAACCCAAATACTATTGCCAATTACAAACAGAAAGGGGAGATACCTTCGCATCTGGCTGTTATTGCGGTCTTGATCCACCAAATGGAAAGTCACGGAGTTGAGTACCGAGCACAGATTGAGGCACTAGGTCTACAACCGAATGCTCCGCGGGGAAAGTCGCTTTGA
- a CDS encoding RidA family protein, which produces MPRQIVFTTNAAKPPPMYSQAVKAAGLIFVSGTAPTDPATGAFKGSTIQEQTRQCLTNIQAILEEAGSSMDKIVSVTVVIADEDEFAGMNEEWMKWFPSNPPARQGAKLPARIPGLKVSIAAIAEA; this is translated from the coding sequence ATGCCACGTCAAATTGTCTTCACAACAAATGCGGCAAAGCCGCCGCCAATGTATAGCCAAGCCGTTAAGGCAGCTGGTTTGATTTTTGTATCGGGCACTGCACCAACTGATCCAGCCACCGGCGCCTTCAAGGGCTCTACGATTCAAGAGCAAACACGTCAGTGCCTTACCAACATCCAGGCCATCCTTGAAGAAGCAGGAAGTTCCATGGATAAGATCGTCAGCGTTACTGTCGTCATTGCAGATGAGGATGAATTTGCCGGTATGAATGAAGAGTGGATGAAGTGGTTTCCTTCCAATCCGCCTGCCCGCCAAGGAGCGAAATTGCCAGCTCGCATTCCCGGCCTGAAGGTGTCAATTGCGGCCATCGCCGAGGCTTAA
- a CDS encoding helix-turn-helix transcriptional regulator has translation MTLYSHRYALLRDELIRLRTEAGLTQRMLCDKIKKSQSFVSKVENGERYLDIIDFIDWTKAIKADPAVLIQRIASVKG, from the coding sequence ATGACGTTGTATAGCCATCGGTATGCCTTGCTTCGAGACGAGCTCATTCGTCTCAGAACGGAAGCGGGCTTAACTCAACGCATGCTGTGCGACAAAATCAAGAAGAGCCAATCGTTTGTCTCCAAGGTTGAAAATGGAGAGCGGTATCTCGACATCATCGACTTCATTGATTGGACGAAAGCCATTAAGGCTGATCCGGCTGTACTGATCCAAAGGATTGCATCAGTCAAGGGGTAG
- a CDS encoding GFA family protein has protein sequence MYPMQNNQSVGSCLCGSITFTLKYPTKWVLHCHCSRCQRAHGSAFVTWVGAETGQVEIVDSKNRLCWYSEPTGSSRGFCNNCGSPMFFRSKVWTDETHIARALFTQPLDREPGSHVHYDTHVDWVSVADSLPVEPDVR, from the coding sequence ATGTACCCTATGCAAAACAATCAGTCCGTCGGTAGTTGTTTATGCGGTTCAATTACCTTCACGTTAAAATATCCTACAAAGTGGGTGCTCCACTGTCATTGCTCACGTTGCCAGCGCGCGCACGGTAGCGCATTTGTAACTTGGGTTGGCGCTGAGACTGGTCAAGTGGAAATCGTCGATAGCAAGAATAGGCTGTGTTGGTACAGTGAGCCAACAGGTAGTAGTCGGGGGTTTTGCAATAACTGTGGAAGCCCAATGTTCTTTCGCTCCAAAGTTTGGACAGATGAAACACATATTGCGAGAGCATTGTTTACACAGCCGCTTGACCGTGAACCGGGTTCACATGTTCACTATGACACACACGTTGACTGGGTCTCTGTAGCTGATAGTCTTCCAGTCGAACCTGACGTGCGGTAG
- a CDS encoding DUF2958 domain-containing protein: MKTTRTPHMMWGRKVYMELLDEIKKRCEGFPLYSQENVSDPTIRVKLCFPIGKAAWYISEYDSVTMIAFGYVTGLAYDEWGYVSIRELLEAKIADTFSIMIDPMFKPMKVSCLGIVR; the protein is encoded by the coding sequence GTGAAGACCACCCGCACCCCTCACATGATGTGGGGGAGAAAGGTCTATATGGAGCTACTTGATGAAATCAAAAAGCGGTGTGAAGGGTTTCCACTTTACAGTCAAGAGAACGTTTCTGATCCTACGATCCGTGTCAAACTTTGTTTTCCAATTGGGAAAGCGGCATGGTATATCTCCGAGTACGATTCGGTCACAATGATCGCATTTGGATATGTGACCGGACTTGCATATGACGAATGGGGATACGTCTCGATTCGTGAACTTCTGGAAGCAAAGATTGCAGACACGTTCTCGATCATGATTGACCCGATGTTTAAACCCATGAAAGTCAGTTGTCTTGGGATTGTGCGATAG
- a CDS encoding helix-turn-helix transcriptional regulator → MTQTNHNLALRKWRRTASFKQKEMAQLIGLASKTYISRLECGYGNPGLCMAIALEVLTGMPLHELMQPLYDMVEEETLARVTTMLMSMEESASLRTLTKCRHLKECQDRVITKHKQRMHEETQEK, encoded by the coding sequence ATGACACAAACAAATCACAATTTAGCACTGCGTAAGTGGCGGCGTACAGCATCTTTCAAACAGAAAGAGATGGCGCAGCTAATTGGGCTTGCAAGTAAAACGTACATCTCTCGCCTGGAGTGTGGATATGGAAATCCTGGGCTGTGTATGGCGATCGCACTTGAAGTTTTGACTGGTATGCCACTTCATGAACTCATGCAACCTTTGTATGACATGGTAGAAGAGGAAACTCTAGCCAGAGTGACAACAATGCTTATGAGTATGGAAGAAAGCGCATCACTTAGAACATTAACAAAGTGTCGTCACCTCAAGGAGTGTCAAGATCGAGTTATTACAAAACATAAGCAACGTATGCATGAAGAAACACAAGAAAAATAG